The proteins below are encoded in one region of Eulemur rufifrons isolate Redbay chromosome 2, OSU_ERuf_1, whole genome shotgun sequence:
- the GPR108 gene encoding protein GPR108 isoform X9 — protein sequence MAESERRGLGRGSPVEWGQRLLLLLLLGGCSGRIHRLVLTGEKRADIPLNSFGFYTNGSLEVELSLLRLGLQEKEEKSLLTRDFHDCPFQKNSSNFLVLFLINTKDLQVQVRQYGEQKKLLISPGLLPEVPSEPGLPKPGPTVTPKVDSGESGTITVNKAKSQPAVSQGPGGKDKELVLGLGHLNNSYNFSFHVVIGSRAEEGQYNLNFHNCNNSVPGKEHPFDITVMIREKNPEGFLSAAEIPLFKLYMVMSACFLAAGIFWVSVLCRNTYNVFKIHWLMAALAFTKSISLLFHSINYYFINSQGHPIEGLAVMHYITHLLKGALLFITIALIGSGWAFVKYVLSDKEKKIFGIVIPLQVLANVAYIVIESREEGASDYGLWKEILFLVDLICCGAILFPVVWSIRHLQEASGTDGKVAVNLAKLKLFRHYYVMVICYVYFTRIIAILLRVAVPFQWQWLYQLLVEGSTLAFFVLTGYKFQPAGDNPYLQLPQEDEEDVQMEQVMTNSGFREGLSKVNKTASARELL from the exons ATGGCAGAGAGCGAGAGGAGGGGGCTCGGCCGCGGGAGCCCCGTGGAGTGGGGGCAGCGGCtacttctgctgctgctgctgggcggCTGTTCTGGGCGCATCCACCGGCTGGTGCTGACG GGGGAGAAGCGAGCAGACATCCCGCTGAACAGCTTCGGCTTCTACACGAATGGCTCCCTGGAGGTGGAGCTGAGCCTCCTGCGCCTGGGCCtccaggagaaagaagagaagtcCCTGCTG ACCCGGGATTTTCATGACTGCCCTTTCCAGAAAAACAGTAGCAACTTCCTGGTCCTCTTCCTCATCAACACCAAGGATCTGCA GGTCCAGGTGCGACAGTATGGGGAACAGAAGAAGTTACTCATCTCTCCTGGGCTCCTCCCCGAAGTGCCCTCTGAACCAGGGCTCCCGAAGCCAGGGCCCACGGTCACCCCCAAGGTGGATAGTGGTGAGTCGG GGACCATCACAGTCAACAAGGCCAAGTCACAGCCTGCAGTGTCTCAG GGCCCTGGCGGAAAGGACAAGGAGCTGGTATTGGGTCTGGGCCACCTCAACAACTCCTACAACTTCAGC TTCCACGTGGTGATCGGCTCTAGGGCTGAGGAAGGCCAGTACAACCTCAACTTCCACAACTGCAACAACTCGGTTCCCGGAAAGGAGCATCCATTTGACATCACG GTGATGATCCGGGAGAAGAACCCTGAGGGCTTCCTGTCCGCCGCAGAGATTCCCCTTTTCAAGCTCTACATGGTCATGTCCGCCTGCTTCCTAGCTGCCGGCATCTTCTGGGTGTCTGTCCTCTGCAGGAACAC GTACAATGTCTTCAAGATCCACTGGCTCATGGCAGCCTTGGCCTTTACCAAGAGCATCTCTCTGCTCTTCCACAGC ATCAACTACTACTTCATCAACAGCCAGGGCCACCCCATCGAGGGTCTCGCGGTCATGCACTACATCACGCACCT GCTGAAGGGCGCCCTCCTCTTCATCACCATTGCTTTGATTGGCTCAGGCTGGGCCTTCGTTAAGTACGTCTTGTCTGATAAGGAGAAGAAGATTTTTGGGATCGTCATCCCCCTGCAG GTGCTGGCCAACGTGGCCTACATTGTCATCGAGTCCCGCGAAGAGGGCGCCAGTGACTACGGGCTCTGGAAGGAGATCCTGTTCCTGGTGGACCTCATCTGCTGTGGTGCCATCCTCTTCCCTGTGGTCTG GTCCATCCGGCATCTCCAGGAGGCATCTGGCACAGACGGGAAGG TGGCAGTGAACCTGGCCAAGCTGAAGCTGTTCCGGCATTACTACGTCATG GTCATCTGTTACGTCTACTTCACGCGCATCATCGCCATCCTGCTGCGGGTGGCCGTGCCCTTCCAGTGGCAGTGGCTGTACCAG CTCTTGGTGGAGGGCTCCACTCTCGCCTTCTTCGTGCTCACCGGCTACAAGTTCCAGCCCGCGGGGGACAACCCGTACTTGCAGCTGCcccaggaggatgaggaggatgtCCAGATGGAGCAAGT AATGACCAACTCTGGGTTCCGGGAAGGCCTGTCCAAAGTCAACAAAACAGCCAGCGCACGGGAACTGTTGTGA
- the GPR108 gene encoding protein GPR108 isoform X6, with product MAESERRGLGRGSPVEWGQRLLLLLLLGGCSGRIHRLVLTGEKRADIPLNSFGFYTNGSLEVELSLLRLGLQEKEEKSLLVGFSLSRVQSGSSQSYSTRDFHDCPFQKNSSNFLVLFLINTKDLQVQVRQYGEQKKLLISPGLLPEVPSEPGLPKPGPTVTPKVDSGESGTITVNKAKSQPAVSQGPGGKDKELVLGLGHLNNSYNFSFHVVIGSRAEEGQYNLNFHNCNNSVPGKEHPFDITVMIREKNPEGFLSAAEIPLFKLYMVMSACFLAAGIFWVSVLCRNTYNVFKIHWLMAALAFTKSISLLFHSINYYFINSQGHPIEGLAVMHYITHLLKGALLFITIALIGSGWAFVKYVLSDKEKKIFGIVIPLQVLANVAYIVIESREEGASDYGLWKEILFLVDLICCGAILFPVVWSIRHLQEASGTDGKVAVNLAKLKLFRHYYVMVICYVYFTRIIAILLRVAVPFQWQWLYQLLVEGSTLAFFVLTGYKFQPAGDNPYLQLPQEDEEDVQMEQVGCWKVQGTGTDEAAGSLGPRFRRQALLPFLSIGQLCPHPGLHFQLYNNDQSVLLPRFLAFLGVEV from the exons ATGGCAGAGAGCGAGAGGAGGGGGCTCGGCCGCGGGAGCCCCGTGGAGTGGGGGCAGCGGCtacttctgctgctgctgctgggcggCTGTTCTGGGCGCATCCACCGGCTGGTGCTGACG GGGGAGAAGCGAGCAGACATCCCGCTGAACAGCTTCGGCTTCTACACGAATGGCTCCCTGGAGGTGGAGCTGAGCCTCCTGCGCCTGGGCCtccaggagaaagaagagaagtcCCTGCTG GTGGGGTTCAGCCTGAGCCGGGTCCAGTCTGGCAGCTCACAATCCTACTCA ACCCGGGATTTTCATGACTGCCCTTTCCAGAAAAACAGTAGCAACTTCCTGGTCCTCTTCCTCATCAACACCAAGGATCTGCA GGTCCAGGTGCGACAGTATGGGGAACAGAAGAAGTTACTCATCTCTCCTGGGCTCCTCCCCGAAGTGCCCTCTGAACCAGGGCTCCCGAAGCCAGGGCCCACGGTCACCCCCAAGGTGGATAGTGGTGAGTCGG GGACCATCACAGTCAACAAGGCCAAGTCACAGCCTGCAGTGTCTCAG GGCCCTGGCGGAAAGGACAAGGAGCTGGTATTGGGTCTGGGCCACCTCAACAACTCCTACAACTTCAGC TTCCACGTGGTGATCGGCTCTAGGGCTGAGGAAGGCCAGTACAACCTCAACTTCCACAACTGCAACAACTCGGTTCCCGGAAAGGAGCATCCATTTGACATCACG GTGATGATCCGGGAGAAGAACCCTGAGGGCTTCCTGTCCGCCGCAGAGATTCCCCTTTTCAAGCTCTACATGGTCATGTCCGCCTGCTTCCTAGCTGCCGGCATCTTCTGGGTGTCTGTCCTCTGCAGGAACAC GTACAATGTCTTCAAGATCCACTGGCTCATGGCAGCCTTGGCCTTTACCAAGAGCATCTCTCTGCTCTTCCACAGC ATCAACTACTACTTCATCAACAGCCAGGGCCACCCCATCGAGGGTCTCGCGGTCATGCACTACATCACGCACCT GCTGAAGGGCGCCCTCCTCTTCATCACCATTGCTTTGATTGGCTCAGGCTGGGCCTTCGTTAAGTACGTCTTGTCTGATAAGGAGAAGAAGATTTTTGGGATCGTCATCCCCCTGCAG GTGCTGGCCAACGTGGCCTACATTGTCATCGAGTCCCGCGAAGAGGGCGCCAGTGACTACGGGCTCTGGAAGGAGATCCTGTTCCTGGTGGACCTCATCTGCTGTGGTGCCATCCTCTTCCCTGTGGTCTG GTCCATCCGGCATCTCCAGGAGGCATCTGGCACAGACGGGAAGG TGGCAGTGAACCTGGCCAAGCTGAAGCTGTTCCGGCATTACTACGTCATG GTCATCTGTTACGTCTACTTCACGCGCATCATCGCCATCCTGCTGCGGGTGGCCGTGCCCTTCCAGTGGCAGTGGCTGTACCAG CTCTTGGTGGAGGGCTCCACTCTCGCCTTCTTCGTGCTCACCGGCTACAAGTTCCAGCCCGCGGGGGACAACCCGTACTTGCAGCTGCcccaggaggatgaggaggatgtCCAGATGGAGCAAGT TGGGTGTTGGAAGGTGCAGGGGACCGGCACAGATGAGGCGGCCGGCTCCCTGGGACCCAGGTTCAGAAGACAGGCCCTTCTTCCCTTTCTAAGTATCGGGCAGCTCTGTCCTCACCCAGGACTACACTTCCAGCTGTACAATAATGACCAATCCGTTTTGCTACCGCGGTTTCTTGCCTTTCTGGGGGTTGAGGTCTAA
- the GPR108 gene encoding protein GPR108 isoform X4 — MAESERRGLGRGSPVEWGQRLLLLLLLGGCSGRIHRLVLTGEKRADIPLNSFGFYTNGSLEVELSLLRLGLQEKEEKSLLVGFSLSRVQSGSSQSYSTRDFHDCPFQKNSSNFLVLFLINTKDLQVQVRQYGEQKKLLISPGLLPEVPSEPGLPKPGPTVTPKVDSGESGRLCGQRGQKGRAAMCVYPPTPATPFSCHTSVHPPFKNIHLSPTGTITVNKAKSQPAVSQGPGGKDKELVLGLGHLNNSYNFSFHVVIGSRAEEGQYNLNFHNCNNSVPGKEHPFDITVMIREKNPEGFLSAAEIPLFKLYMVMSACFLAAGIFWVSVLCRNTYNVFKIHWLMAALAFTKSISLLFHSINYYFINSQGHPIEGLAVMHYITHLLKGALLFITIALIGSGWAFVKYVLSDKEKKIFGIVIPLQVLANVAYIVIESREEGASDYGLWKEILFLVDLICCGAILFPVVWSIRHLQEASGTDGKVAVNLAKLKLFRHYYVMVICYVYFTRIIAILLRVAVPFQWQWLYQVSPEAPGGTKGGPDGRGGAGVHLTVGLCPLPPQLLVEGSTLAFFVLTGYKFQPAGDNPYLQLPQEDEEDVQMEQVMTNSGFREGLSKVNKTASARELL, encoded by the exons ATGGCAGAGAGCGAGAGGAGGGGGCTCGGCCGCGGGAGCCCCGTGGAGTGGGGGCAGCGGCtacttctgctgctgctgctgggcggCTGTTCTGGGCGCATCCACCGGCTGGTGCTGACG GGGGAGAAGCGAGCAGACATCCCGCTGAACAGCTTCGGCTTCTACACGAATGGCTCCCTGGAGGTGGAGCTGAGCCTCCTGCGCCTGGGCCtccaggagaaagaagagaagtcCCTGCTG GTGGGGTTCAGCCTGAGCCGGGTCCAGTCTGGCAGCTCACAATCCTACTCA ACCCGGGATTTTCATGACTGCCCTTTCCAGAAAAACAGTAGCAACTTCCTGGTCCTCTTCCTCATCAACACCAAGGATCTGCA GGTCCAGGTGCGACAGTATGGGGAACAGAAGAAGTTACTCATCTCTCCTGGGCTCCTCCCCGAAGTGCCCTCTGAACCAGGGCTCCCGAAGCCAGGGCCCACGGTCACCCCCAAGGTGGATAGTGGTGAGTCGGGCCGGCTGTGCGGGCAGAGAGGGCAGAAGGGCAGGGCTGCCATGTGTGTctacccccccacccctgccaccccatTTTCCTGCCATACCTCTGTCCATCcaccttttaaaaacattcaccTGTCTCCTACAGGGACCATCACAGTCAACAAGGCCAAGTCACAGCCTGCAGTGTCTCAG GGCCCTGGCGGAAAGGACAAGGAGCTGGTATTGGGTCTGGGCCACCTCAACAACTCCTACAACTTCAGC TTCCACGTGGTGATCGGCTCTAGGGCTGAGGAAGGCCAGTACAACCTCAACTTCCACAACTGCAACAACTCGGTTCCCGGAAAGGAGCATCCATTTGACATCACG GTGATGATCCGGGAGAAGAACCCTGAGGGCTTCCTGTCCGCCGCAGAGATTCCCCTTTTCAAGCTCTACATGGTCATGTCCGCCTGCTTCCTAGCTGCCGGCATCTTCTGGGTGTCTGTCCTCTGCAGGAACAC GTACAATGTCTTCAAGATCCACTGGCTCATGGCAGCCTTGGCCTTTACCAAGAGCATCTCTCTGCTCTTCCACAGC ATCAACTACTACTTCATCAACAGCCAGGGCCACCCCATCGAGGGTCTCGCGGTCATGCACTACATCACGCACCT GCTGAAGGGCGCCCTCCTCTTCATCACCATTGCTTTGATTGGCTCAGGCTGGGCCTTCGTTAAGTACGTCTTGTCTGATAAGGAGAAGAAGATTTTTGGGATCGTCATCCCCCTGCAG GTGCTGGCCAACGTGGCCTACATTGTCATCGAGTCCCGCGAAGAGGGCGCCAGTGACTACGGGCTCTGGAAGGAGATCCTGTTCCTGGTGGACCTCATCTGCTGTGGTGCCATCCTCTTCCCTGTGGTCTG GTCCATCCGGCATCTCCAGGAGGCATCTGGCACAGACGGGAAGG TGGCAGTGAACCTGGCCAAGCTGAAGCTGTTCCGGCATTACTACGTCATG GTCATCTGTTACGTCTACTTCACGCGCATCATCGCCATCCTGCTGCGGGTGGCCGTGCCCTTCCAGTGGCAGTGGCTGTACCAGGTGAGCCCGGAGGCCCCAGGCGGGACGAAGGGTGGGCCAGACGgtaggggtggggcaggggtgcacCTGACAGTAGGGCTCTGTCCCTTGCCCCCGCAGCTCTTGGTGGAGGGCTCCACTCTCGCCTTCTTCGTGCTCACCGGCTACAAGTTCCAGCCCGCGGGGGACAACCCGTACTTGCAGCTGCcccaggaggatgaggaggatgtCCAGATGGAGCAAGT AATGACCAACTCTGGGTTCCGGGAAGGCCTGTCCAAAGTCAACAAAACAGCCAGCGCACGGGAACTGTTGTGA
- the GPR108 gene encoding protein GPR108 isoform X5: MAESERRGLGRGSPVEWGQRLLLLLLLGGCSGRIHRLVLTGEKRADIPLNSFGFYTNGSLEVELSLLRLGLQEKEEKSLLVGFSLSRVQSGSSQSYSTRDFHDCPFQKNSSNFLVLFLINTKDLQVQVRQYGEQKKLLISPGLLPEVPSEPGLPKPGPTVTPKVDSGESGRLCGQRGQKGRAAMCVYPPTPATPFSCHTSVHPPFKNIHLSPTGTITVNKAKSQPAVSQGPGGKDKELVLGLGHLNNSYNFSFHVVIGSRAEEGQYNLNFHNCNNSVPGKEHPFDITVMIREKNPEGFLSAAEIPLFKLYMVMSACFLAAGIFWVSVLCRNTYNVFKIHWLMAALAFTKSISLLFHSINYYFINSQGHPIEGLAVMHYITHLLKGALLFITIALIGSGWAFVKYVLSDKEKKIFGIVIPLQVLANVAYIVIESREEGASDYGLWKEILFLVDLICCGAILFPVVWSIRHLQEASGTDGKVAVNLAKLKLFRHYYVMVICYVYFTRIIAILLRVAVPFQWQWLYQLLVEGSTLAFFVLTGYKFQPAGDNPYLQLPQEDEEDVQMEQVMTNSGFREGLSKVNKTASARELL; encoded by the exons ATGGCAGAGAGCGAGAGGAGGGGGCTCGGCCGCGGGAGCCCCGTGGAGTGGGGGCAGCGGCtacttctgctgctgctgctgggcggCTGTTCTGGGCGCATCCACCGGCTGGTGCTGACG GGGGAGAAGCGAGCAGACATCCCGCTGAACAGCTTCGGCTTCTACACGAATGGCTCCCTGGAGGTGGAGCTGAGCCTCCTGCGCCTGGGCCtccaggagaaagaagagaagtcCCTGCTG GTGGGGTTCAGCCTGAGCCGGGTCCAGTCTGGCAGCTCACAATCCTACTCA ACCCGGGATTTTCATGACTGCCCTTTCCAGAAAAACAGTAGCAACTTCCTGGTCCTCTTCCTCATCAACACCAAGGATCTGCA GGTCCAGGTGCGACAGTATGGGGAACAGAAGAAGTTACTCATCTCTCCTGGGCTCCTCCCCGAAGTGCCCTCTGAACCAGGGCTCCCGAAGCCAGGGCCCACGGTCACCCCCAAGGTGGATAGTGGTGAGTCGGGCCGGCTGTGCGGGCAGAGAGGGCAGAAGGGCAGGGCTGCCATGTGTGTctacccccccacccctgccaccccatTTTCCTGCCATACCTCTGTCCATCcaccttttaaaaacattcaccTGTCTCCTACAGGGACCATCACAGTCAACAAGGCCAAGTCACAGCCTGCAGTGTCTCAG GGCCCTGGCGGAAAGGACAAGGAGCTGGTATTGGGTCTGGGCCACCTCAACAACTCCTACAACTTCAGC TTCCACGTGGTGATCGGCTCTAGGGCTGAGGAAGGCCAGTACAACCTCAACTTCCACAACTGCAACAACTCGGTTCCCGGAAAGGAGCATCCATTTGACATCACG GTGATGATCCGGGAGAAGAACCCTGAGGGCTTCCTGTCCGCCGCAGAGATTCCCCTTTTCAAGCTCTACATGGTCATGTCCGCCTGCTTCCTAGCTGCCGGCATCTTCTGGGTGTCTGTCCTCTGCAGGAACAC GTACAATGTCTTCAAGATCCACTGGCTCATGGCAGCCTTGGCCTTTACCAAGAGCATCTCTCTGCTCTTCCACAGC ATCAACTACTACTTCATCAACAGCCAGGGCCACCCCATCGAGGGTCTCGCGGTCATGCACTACATCACGCACCT GCTGAAGGGCGCCCTCCTCTTCATCACCATTGCTTTGATTGGCTCAGGCTGGGCCTTCGTTAAGTACGTCTTGTCTGATAAGGAGAAGAAGATTTTTGGGATCGTCATCCCCCTGCAG GTGCTGGCCAACGTGGCCTACATTGTCATCGAGTCCCGCGAAGAGGGCGCCAGTGACTACGGGCTCTGGAAGGAGATCCTGTTCCTGGTGGACCTCATCTGCTGTGGTGCCATCCTCTTCCCTGTGGTCTG GTCCATCCGGCATCTCCAGGAGGCATCTGGCACAGACGGGAAGG TGGCAGTGAACCTGGCCAAGCTGAAGCTGTTCCGGCATTACTACGTCATG GTCATCTGTTACGTCTACTTCACGCGCATCATCGCCATCCTGCTGCGGGTGGCCGTGCCCTTCCAGTGGCAGTGGCTGTACCAG CTCTTGGTGGAGGGCTCCACTCTCGCCTTCTTCGTGCTCACCGGCTACAAGTTCCAGCCCGCGGGGGACAACCCGTACTTGCAGCTGCcccaggaggatgaggaggatgtCCAGATGGAGCAAGT AATGACCAACTCTGGGTTCCGGGAAGGCCTGTCCAAAGTCAACAAAACAGCCAGCGCACGGGAACTGTTGTGA
- the GPR108 gene encoding protein GPR108 isoform X7 — MAESERRGLGRGSPVEWGQRLLLLLLLGGCSGRIHRLVLTGEKRADIPLNSFGFYTNGSLEVELSLLRLGLQEKEEKSLLVGFSLSRVQSGSSQSYSTRDFHDCPFQKNSSNFLVLFLINTKDLQVQVRQYGEQKKLLISPGLLPEVPSEPGLPKPGPTVTPKVDSGESGTITVNKAKSQPAVSQGPGGKDKELVLGLGHLNNSYNFSFHVVIGSRAEEGQYNLNFHNCNNSVPGKEHPFDITVMIREKNPEGFLSAAEIPLFKLYMVMSACFLAAGIFWVSVLCRNTYNVFKIHWLMAALAFTKSISLLFHSINYYFINSQGHPIEGLAVMHYITHLLKGALLFITIALIGSGWAFVKYVLSDKEKKIFGIVIPLQVLANVAYIVIESREEGASDYGLWKEILFLVDLICCGAILFPVVWSIRHLQEASGTDGKVAVNLAKLKLFRHYYVMVICYVYFTRIIAILLRVAVPFQWQWLYQLLVEGSTLAFFVLTGYKFQPAGDNPYLQLPQEDEEDVQMEQVMTNSGFREGLSKVNKTASARELL, encoded by the exons ATGGCAGAGAGCGAGAGGAGGGGGCTCGGCCGCGGGAGCCCCGTGGAGTGGGGGCAGCGGCtacttctgctgctgctgctgggcggCTGTTCTGGGCGCATCCACCGGCTGGTGCTGACG GGGGAGAAGCGAGCAGACATCCCGCTGAACAGCTTCGGCTTCTACACGAATGGCTCCCTGGAGGTGGAGCTGAGCCTCCTGCGCCTGGGCCtccaggagaaagaagagaagtcCCTGCTG GTGGGGTTCAGCCTGAGCCGGGTCCAGTCTGGCAGCTCACAATCCTACTCA ACCCGGGATTTTCATGACTGCCCTTTCCAGAAAAACAGTAGCAACTTCCTGGTCCTCTTCCTCATCAACACCAAGGATCTGCA GGTCCAGGTGCGACAGTATGGGGAACAGAAGAAGTTACTCATCTCTCCTGGGCTCCTCCCCGAAGTGCCCTCTGAACCAGGGCTCCCGAAGCCAGGGCCCACGGTCACCCCCAAGGTGGATAGTGGTGAGTCGG GGACCATCACAGTCAACAAGGCCAAGTCACAGCCTGCAGTGTCTCAG GGCCCTGGCGGAAAGGACAAGGAGCTGGTATTGGGTCTGGGCCACCTCAACAACTCCTACAACTTCAGC TTCCACGTGGTGATCGGCTCTAGGGCTGAGGAAGGCCAGTACAACCTCAACTTCCACAACTGCAACAACTCGGTTCCCGGAAAGGAGCATCCATTTGACATCACG GTGATGATCCGGGAGAAGAACCCTGAGGGCTTCCTGTCCGCCGCAGAGATTCCCCTTTTCAAGCTCTACATGGTCATGTCCGCCTGCTTCCTAGCTGCCGGCATCTTCTGGGTGTCTGTCCTCTGCAGGAACAC GTACAATGTCTTCAAGATCCACTGGCTCATGGCAGCCTTGGCCTTTACCAAGAGCATCTCTCTGCTCTTCCACAGC ATCAACTACTACTTCATCAACAGCCAGGGCCACCCCATCGAGGGTCTCGCGGTCATGCACTACATCACGCACCT GCTGAAGGGCGCCCTCCTCTTCATCACCATTGCTTTGATTGGCTCAGGCTGGGCCTTCGTTAAGTACGTCTTGTCTGATAAGGAGAAGAAGATTTTTGGGATCGTCATCCCCCTGCAG GTGCTGGCCAACGTGGCCTACATTGTCATCGAGTCCCGCGAAGAGGGCGCCAGTGACTACGGGCTCTGGAAGGAGATCCTGTTCCTGGTGGACCTCATCTGCTGTGGTGCCATCCTCTTCCCTGTGGTCTG GTCCATCCGGCATCTCCAGGAGGCATCTGGCACAGACGGGAAGG TGGCAGTGAACCTGGCCAAGCTGAAGCTGTTCCGGCATTACTACGTCATG GTCATCTGTTACGTCTACTTCACGCGCATCATCGCCATCCTGCTGCGGGTGGCCGTGCCCTTCCAGTGGCAGTGGCTGTACCAG CTCTTGGTGGAGGGCTCCACTCTCGCCTTCTTCGTGCTCACCGGCTACAAGTTCCAGCCCGCGGGGGACAACCCGTACTTGCAGCTGCcccaggaggatgaggaggatgtCCAGATGGAGCAAGT AATGACCAACTCTGGGTTCCGGGAAGGCCTGTCCAAAGTCAACAAAACAGCCAGCGCACGGGAACTGTTGTGA
- the GPR108 gene encoding protein GPR108 isoform X10, which produces MAESERRGLGRGSPVEWGQRLLLLLLLGGCSGRIHRLVLTGEKRADIPLNSFGFYTNGSLEVELSLLRLGLQEKEEKSLLVGFSLSRVQSGSSQSYSTRDFHDCPFQKNSSNFLVLFLINTKDLQVQVRQYGEQKKLLISPGLLPEVPSEPGLPKPGPTVTPKVDSGESGTITVNKAKSQPAVSQGPGGKDKELVLGLGHLNNSYNFSFHVVIGSRAEEGQYNLNFHNCNNSVPGKEHPFDITVMIREKNPEGFLSAAEIPLFKLYMVMSACFLAAGIFWVSVLCRNTYNVFKIHWLMAALAFTKSISLLFHSINYYFINSQGHPIEGLAVMHYITHLLKGALLFITIALIGSGWAFVKYVLSDKEKKIFGIVIPLQVLANVAYIVIESREEGASDYGLWKEILFLVDLICCGAILFPVVWSIRHLQEASGTDGKVAVNLAKLKLFRHYYVMVICYVYFTRIIAILLRVAVPFQWQWLYQPAGDNPYLQLPQEDEEDVQMEQVMTNSGFREGLSKVNKTASARELL; this is translated from the exons ATGGCAGAGAGCGAGAGGAGGGGGCTCGGCCGCGGGAGCCCCGTGGAGTGGGGGCAGCGGCtacttctgctgctgctgctgggcggCTGTTCTGGGCGCATCCACCGGCTGGTGCTGACG GGGGAGAAGCGAGCAGACATCCCGCTGAACAGCTTCGGCTTCTACACGAATGGCTCCCTGGAGGTGGAGCTGAGCCTCCTGCGCCTGGGCCtccaggagaaagaagagaagtcCCTGCTG GTGGGGTTCAGCCTGAGCCGGGTCCAGTCTGGCAGCTCACAATCCTACTCA ACCCGGGATTTTCATGACTGCCCTTTCCAGAAAAACAGTAGCAACTTCCTGGTCCTCTTCCTCATCAACACCAAGGATCTGCA GGTCCAGGTGCGACAGTATGGGGAACAGAAGAAGTTACTCATCTCTCCTGGGCTCCTCCCCGAAGTGCCCTCTGAACCAGGGCTCCCGAAGCCAGGGCCCACGGTCACCCCCAAGGTGGATAGTGGTGAGTCGG GGACCATCACAGTCAACAAGGCCAAGTCACAGCCTGCAGTGTCTCAG GGCCCTGGCGGAAAGGACAAGGAGCTGGTATTGGGTCTGGGCCACCTCAACAACTCCTACAACTTCAGC TTCCACGTGGTGATCGGCTCTAGGGCTGAGGAAGGCCAGTACAACCTCAACTTCCACAACTGCAACAACTCGGTTCCCGGAAAGGAGCATCCATTTGACATCACG GTGATGATCCGGGAGAAGAACCCTGAGGGCTTCCTGTCCGCCGCAGAGATTCCCCTTTTCAAGCTCTACATGGTCATGTCCGCCTGCTTCCTAGCTGCCGGCATCTTCTGGGTGTCTGTCCTCTGCAGGAACAC GTACAATGTCTTCAAGATCCACTGGCTCATGGCAGCCTTGGCCTTTACCAAGAGCATCTCTCTGCTCTTCCACAGC ATCAACTACTACTTCATCAACAGCCAGGGCCACCCCATCGAGGGTCTCGCGGTCATGCACTACATCACGCACCT GCTGAAGGGCGCCCTCCTCTTCATCACCATTGCTTTGATTGGCTCAGGCTGGGCCTTCGTTAAGTACGTCTTGTCTGATAAGGAGAAGAAGATTTTTGGGATCGTCATCCCCCTGCAG GTGCTGGCCAACGTGGCCTACATTGTCATCGAGTCCCGCGAAGAGGGCGCCAGTGACTACGGGCTCTGGAAGGAGATCCTGTTCCTGGTGGACCTCATCTGCTGTGGTGCCATCCTCTTCCCTGTGGTCTG GTCCATCCGGCATCTCCAGGAGGCATCTGGCACAGACGGGAAGG TGGCAGTGAACCTGGCCAAGCTGAAGCTGTTCCGGCATTACTACGTCATG GTCATCTGTTACGTCTACTTCACGCGCATCATCGCCATCCTGCTGCGGGTGGCCGTGCCCTTCCAGTGGCAGTGGCTGTACCAG CCCGCGGGGGACAACCCGTACTTGCAGCTGCcccaggaggatgaggaggatgtCCAGATGGAGCAAGT AATGACCAACTCTGGGTTCCGGGAAGGCCTGTCCAAAGTCAACAAAACAGCCAGCGCACGGGAACTGTTGTGA